From the genome of Capricornis sumatraensis isolate serow.1 chromosome 17, serow.2, whole genome shotgun sequence, one region includes:
- the BBS12 gene encoding Bardet-Biedl syndrome 12 protein, with amino-acid sequence MDCRVINKRRHTGLQQLASFAETGRTFLGPVKSSKFIIDEECHESVLISSTVRLLESLDLTSAVGQLLSEAIQAQNNTYRTGTSTLLFLVGAWSSAAEECLHLGVPVSLIVSVMSEGLNSCIEEVESLQVPVHSVYDHIDSTETFSGLSVSLYPSLQIPSGTGLVQKEHDLKDVASQSLAFCSLSGRPVKSPQLFRLQAKFEADENTSRTPQTLKNNLLADTHCRKSVLTHSRHFSRTDHHQWISKSGGFLEQLSAAAPKTYRCSDLAELEVGLSHGDPSSMRLVDEAVRLQHQNAGTQRGSRTVLFPFDISRIFTCCLPGLPDTLSCVCPGYITVVSMSSATLVKELQNQLVRIVLVEGDLTENYRHLGFNKPANIKTVSESVKVQQDSSEELWTDHVLRVLIKFNVNLVLARGNVSEHLAEKCTNSKRLVIGSVHDSVLQAFAEASGAVQVAYLTHVNENCVGSGVSVTMWRSVPSDTVDGISRMAVMLKTEGINLVTVVLTSPVTAQMQTKEDRFWTCASRLYYALKEQKVFLGGGAVEILCLAHLQSLAGQSVNKGDQDSSGWLHNTSSWLASSAALYRPTVLKCLADGWHSYLSTLLRNTAVYSSDSEAATSIHCHLQNAADSGSPSSYILNEYSKLNSVILNSGISDKLEPIPRVYDVVTPKIEAWRRALDLVLLVLQTDNEIITGLAHTQKSSQEAEGFLFL; translated from the coding sequence ATGGATTGCAGGGTCATAAACAAAAGAAGGCACACAGGACTGCAACAACTTGCCTCATTTGCCGAAACAGGAAGGACTTTCCTAGGCCCAGTAAAATCATCCAAATTTATTATAGATGAAGAGTGCCATGAAAGTGTGTTAATTAGCTCAACAGTAAGGCTTCTTGAAAGTTTGGATTTAACCAGTGCAGTGGGACAACTTCTCAGTGAAGCAATTCAGGCACAAAACAACACATACAGAACTGGAACCAGTACTCTTTTGTTTCTTGTTGGTGCATGGAGCAGTGCTGCTGAAGAATGTCTTCATTTGGGTGTCCCCGTTTCATTAATAGTGTCTGTGATGTCAGAAGGCTTGAATTCATGCATTGAAGAGGTAGAATCCCTTCAAGTACCTGTCCACAGTGTATATGACCATATAGACAGCACAGAAACGTTTTCTGGACTTAGTGTCAGCTTGTACCCTTCTCTACAGATCCCTTCAGGTACTGGTTTAGTCCAGAAAGAGCATGATCTCAAAGATGTTGCCTCTCAGTCACTGGCCTTTTGCAGTCTTTCTGGGAGACCTGTTAAATCACCTCAACTGTTTAGGCTTCAGGCTAAGTTTGAAGCAGATGAGAACACATCACGAACTCCTCAAACTCTGAAAAACAACCTGCTTGCAGACACCCACTGCCGAAAGTCAGTCCTAACCCACAGTAGACATTTTAGTAGGACAGATCATCATCAGTGGATAAGCAAGTCAGGTGGATTTCTAGAACAACTTAGTGCAGCTGCTCCAAAGACTTACAGATGTagtgatctggcagagttggagGTGGGTTTGAGTCACGGAGACCCCAGCAGCATGAGGCTAGTGGACGAAGCAGTACGGCTGCAGCATCAGAATGCAGGCACTCAGCGAGGCAGCCGTACCGTGCTATTCCCCTTTGACATTTCAAGAATCTTCACCTGCTGCTTACCGGGCTTACCTGACACTTTGTCTTGTGTCTGTCCAGGATACATCACCGTTGTGTCAATGTCCAGTGCTACTCTGGTCAAGGAATTGCAGAATCAGCTGGTCCGTATAGTTCTTGTTGAGGGTGACCTCACTGAGAATTACCGCCATCTGGGATTTAATAAGCCTGCAAATATTAAAACAGTGTCAGAAAGCGTCAAGGTTCAACAAGACAGCTcagaagaactgtggacagatcATGTATTACGGGTGTTAATCAAGTTCAACGTGAACCTTGTCCTGGCACGAGGAAATGTGTCTGAACACTTAGCTGAAAAATGCACAAATAGTAAGCGGCTGGTAATTGGATCGGTTCATGACAGTGTGCTGCAGGCTTTCGCAGAGGCTTCGGGAGCAGTGCAGGTGGCCTACCTCACACACGTGAATGAAAACTGTGTGGGCAGTGGGGTCTCTGTAACCATGTGGAGAAGCGTTCCCTCAGACACTGTAGATGGGATCAGCAGAATGGCAGTCATGTTAAAAACAGAAGGAATTAATTTGGTTACAGTAGTGCTGACTAGCCCAGTCACTGCCCAGATGCAAACCAAAGAAGACAGGTTCTGGACTTGTGCCTCTCGTCTGTATTACGCTCTGAAAGAGCAAAAGGTTTTTCTTGGAGGTGGCGCAGTTGAAATTTTGTGTCTTGCCCATCTTCAGAGTCTCGCGGGACAGTCTGTGAATAAAGGAGATCAAGACTCTTCAGGGTGGCTGCATAACACTTCCTCTTGGCTGGCCTCATCTGCAGCACTATACAGACCTACGGTGCTTAAATGCCTGGCAGATGGATGGCACAGTTACCTCTCAACTCTCCTGCGTAACACTGCCGTTTACTCCTCAGACTCTGAAGCTGCTACGTCCATTCATTGTCATCTGCAAAATGCTGCAGACTCTGGCTCTCCTTCATCTTACATCTTGAATGAATATAGTAAACTTAATAGTGTAATTTTAAATTCAGGCATTTCAGATAAGCTGGAACCAATTCCAAGAGTTTATGACGTCGTTACACCAAAGATTGAGGCATGGCGCCGAGCTCTGGATTTAGTACTGTTAGTACTTCAGACAGACAATGAAATTATCACTGGacttgcacacacacagaaaagttcacaggaagcagaaggctttttatttttgtaa